GCAATAGCGGTGTTGTATAGAGGTACGCATATAACTACGTAAACTACTTCTGGATTCTGTTGCTGAAAGCGTTTCGGACTCCACTGAATAACAGATGTATATAAGAATAAAAATAGGATGTCAGAACTTATGAGCAAGTTCTGACATCCTATTTGTCTCTAGTTTGAGAGCTAAGAGAAATTTTTTTCTTTCGAAAGGATGTATCCTGTAAAAGCATGGTGAAGAATAATATTCAGTGGGGTGCACAGAGTTCGCATTAATTAAAGTTCACTTTATTTGAAACTAGAAAAGTTAGGTAAATGAATAGATAGTTTAATTATGCTTGTGCTGAAGTAAATAATGACTCCATTTTTATTTTGCTCTTCTCTCGAATTTCAGCATCAGCATGTCGCATAACATATTTATGTGCGATAGCGATTGCTAAAACATCATCTAACAAGCCAATCCCGATAATAGCAGCTATATCTGGAATGAAATCAATTGTTAATACGTAATAGGATAAAGCGGCTAATATTATAAGTTTCGCTTTAGTAGGTAACGCTTTCTTTTTCATTGTGTAGAATAAAATAATACTTTCATATACGCTGGATTTACCGAGGTTTACAGAGCTTTTTTTGAATTTTTTCCAAAGTGTCTGTTTCTCCATATAAACACTCCTTTTACAAAAACATCGATTTTTTAAAAGGATAGACAAAGAAGTAGGGAAATAATCAATTTTATTGTTTTTCTTATTGTATATTCCATAAAAATAGGGAATTACCTGTTCAAAATAATAGAATGTTGGTTATGTAACGACTCACAGTGTTTTGTTACATAAGTATGTATAGTAAAATATATGTAGACGATTCAGTTATTATTAAACATTTAATAAGCGGTATGGGGGAAGAAAAATGAAGATAATAGAACTACCAATTGAATTCGAATTTAATGAGAGAAAACAATGTATTTATCCGAGCTTAATCATATTAAACAATGAATTAACTTTAGTAGATACAGGTTATACAAATTTTTCACCTTTAATTGAAGATGCAATTTTAAAACATGGATATGAGATGAAAAACTTAAAAAATATAATTATTACTCATTATGATGACGATCATATAGGGTCTTTATACGATTTTAAAGTGAAATATCCTCGAATTAATATAATTGCGAGTGAAATTGAATCTTACTATATTAGTGGTGATATAAAATCAGAGAGATTGGTTCAAGCTGAAGAAATGTTAGAACGTATGCCAAATGAAGAAAAAGAATTTGGTAAATGGTTTATACAGCAGTTAAAAAATGTAAGGCATATTCCTGTTGATGAAAAAGTACATGATGGTCAAATGATTTTGAATAATGAATGTAAAATAGTGACGACGCCAGGGCATACTTCGGGGCATATTTCATTATATTTTCCGAATTTAAACTGTGTAATTACGGGCGATGCAGCGGTTCAAGAGAATCAAGAATTAGTTATAGCTAATCGGAAGTTTTGTTTAAATATAGAAAAAGCGGAAGAGTCTTTAAAGAAAATTAAAAACCTTAAAGCGACAAGCTATTATTGCTATCATGGAGGAAAACTTACTGTATAAAAATTTATATTTGTTCACGAATAATAAAGTCACTTCAAAAATGAAATAGATGTTTAAAAATAGCATTGAAGTAGTGTCTATTGTTCTCCTATCATTTTTAAAATACAATTAGATAAAAAGGGGAATTATATGCATAAATTAGTTATTATTGTATTTAGTCTTATGCTAGGGTTTATAACGTTCCAAATCCCTGTAGTATCGGAATGGATACAAAACTCAGTCTTTTGGTTAATTGTTATTAGTTTGTTATCATATTCATATAAAAATGATCACAGTGATAAGAAAGATAAAAATGCTGATTAAGAATACTATTAAAAATTTTTTCACTTGTGTTAGCCCATTATTAGGAGGAACACTCGTTATATAAAATATTAAAAACCCGATCTTTCTTATATCGAAAAGATCGGGTTTTTAATTCATAGATTCCGCAATTCTTATCAAATCAGTAACATTGTATTTTCTTTTTATGTATAGTTTGTTACCAATTGCAATTGTATATTGAAAACCATTCTTCTGAAAGATAAGTTCATATGCTGAATCAAAATGAGGATTATATAATGCTTTTATATTATTTTTTAAGCTATAGAACTTAGCTCCCCTATGTACATAGAAGCCTAATTTGTTTTGAACTGGTGAAACAGTGATTTTAAAAATCCCATTAATATCTTCATTGTAGTATTGGAGGTTTAAGTAATCGTTATAGATGTACCCTTGAAATTCGTGAATTTCGAACGGGAATTTTGTAGGAGTAAGTATATGTTCCTTACACTTCATTTCATATTCTTTTACAGTAGTAGCTTCTTTCATAAATGGATTCGTTCCATCATAAATTTGATTAATTTGAGATATTTTATTATTCTTTGTTACTATTTCTAAAATGCAACCGATAGTAAATTCATTATCAGTGTCTTTGGAATAAGAAATAAGAATTGTAGTATCTTCTTTTGGAGATGGTACTATTTTAATTTCATGAATAGGTTTGTCCTTTTGGAAAGTAGGTAGTTCAACTCCTTCTGTTACATATGACTGCATTAATTTTTTATCATTTTTGAGTAAAGCATGTTTGAATTCACTGATTACATCTGTTTGAGATTTCGCCATTATAATTGTGGTGGATTGAAAATATAGTAAGAAAAATATGCAGAAAATCTTTATTAATGTAGTGGTCAATTTTATCACCCTATAATTATATTTCCGTAACATTGAAATATATATGTATGGGAGAACGTATATACTTTAAAAGTGGTTATAGGAGGGAGGAACGTGGGTTCGTTATTTGATGTAATAGCAAATGTTATTTTGTTTTATCCTCGAAATGATATGAAATTAAAACATCATATCGCAAAATTAAGTGAATTTGAGTGGTTTCGAAGGCTACACGAAGATACAAAGTATACAAGATTAATTTGGAGTAATAGAAAAATTAAAAGGTTCATTTTGTCTTCTACTAACATGGAAGCATTAATAAATTCCGAGAAAAAGCAAAAAGAATTTGTCCACCTAGTACATGATGAATATAAAAAAAGAAGATAAGAATTTTTTTATTTTTCATATTTGGCGAAACAAATGGTACAATGAAAGCTAATGTGAAAAATAAGGAAAAGAAGTGGTCTATTTGAAAAACTTTTTAGAATTAGGAATTAGTGAAACGTTTAATCATACATTACGTGAAAATGGAATTACAGAAGCAACACCGATTCAGGAGAAAGCAATTCCTGTTATACTGTCAGGTAAAGATATAATTGGTCAAGCAAAAACTGGAACAGGTAAAACACTCGCATTCGTTTTACCTATTTTAGAAAAAATCGATCCAGAGTCTAGTGATGTTCAGGCTTTAATTGTTGCACCAACAAGGGAACTAGCACTGCAAATTACAACTGAAATTAAAAAAATGCTTGTTCAAAGAGAAGATATTAATGTACTAGCGATTTACGGCGGACAAGATGTAGCGCAACAATTGAGAAAGTTAAAAGGTAATACACATATTGTTGTAGCAACACCAGGACGATTATTAGATCATATACGACGTGAAACAATTGATTTAAGTAATCTTTCAACGATTGTACTAGATGAAGCAGATCAAATGCTTTATTTCGGTTTCT
This genomic interval from Bacillus cereus contains the following:
- a CDS encoding YkvA family protein, whose translation is MEKQTLWKKFKKSSVNLGKSSVYESIILFYTMKKKALPTKAKLIILAALSYYVLTIDFIPDIAAIIGIGLLDDVLAIAIAHKYVMRHADAEIREKSKIKMESLFTSAQA
- a CDS encoding MBL fold metallo-hydrolase, with protein sequence MKIIELPIEFEFNERKQCIYPSLIILNNELTLVDTGYTNFSPLIEDAILKHGYEMKNLKNIIITHYDDDHIGSLYDFKVKYPRINIIASEIESYYISGDIKSERLVQAEEMLERMPNEEKEFGKWFIQQLKNVRHIPVDEKVHDGQMILNNECKIVTTPGHTSGHISLYFPNLNCVITGDAAVQENQELVIANRKFCLNIEKAEESLKKIKNLKATSYYCYHGGKLTV